One window of the Magnolia sinica isolate HGM2019 chromosome 19, MsV1, whole genome shotgun sequence genome contains the following:
- the LOC131235189 gene encoding uncharacterized protein LOC131235189, with protein MASSPFNRLQNLVSSQSPFASSKIRGRSTAQMRLEKILEIISSHPHCFSSKASSAPTNQRFQNSGSETDGPKQAVRDFVTGFEIDLNLRLGSGPEILGADDLTAEEIGLSACSGVGGSDGCNSSPGSEEVSTVEKSCEGECDPKAMEKREEEEEAREVSEVTEGKLSHDSEKGENRVGAAENGEESDSNPIFSCREEEVEDRERKRQCGNDGYLGLLLEAVRQISGDFEDGPPIKEEPAPADGNQSLTGAETEPARCCRTKRKTCWMLDFYGGFEDTAPVVRSNRGRNQVLPYRFRDSVLEPWKRKR; from the coding sequence ATGGCGTCGTCTCCCTTCAACCGGCTTCAAAATCTCGTAAGTTCTCAATCACCTTTTGCTTCCTCTAAAATCCGCGGGCGTTCGACGGCTCAAATGCGATTAGAAAAGATCCTCGAGATCATCTCATCTCACCCCCACTGTTTCTCCTCGAAAGCATCGTCCGCGCCCACGAATCAGCGATTCCAGAACTCGGGATCGGAGACGGACGGTCCGAAGCAGGCCGTGAGGGATTTCGTTACGGGATTTGAGATCGACCTGAATCTGAGATTAGGCTCGGGGCCGGAGATTCTGGGAGCGGACGATCTGACGGCGGAGGAGATAGGCCTCAGTGCCTGCAGCGGCGTCGGAGGATCTGACGGATGTAATTCGTCTCCGGGATCCGAAGAGGTGTCGACGGTGGAGAAGAGCTGCGAAGGCGAATGCGATCCGAAGGCcatggagaaaagagaagaagaagaagaagcaagagaAGTTTCCGAGGTAACGGAGGGAAAACTGAGTCATGACTCGGAAAAAGGAGAAAACCGAGTTGGAGCAGCTGAAAACGGAGAAGAGAGCGATTCGAAccccatcttttcatgcagagaagaagaagtagaagacaGGGAAAGGAAGAGGCAGTGTGGGAACGATGGCTACTTAGGTCTCCTTCTAGAGGCAGTGCGTCAGATTTCCGGCGATTTCGAAGACGGACCGCCGATAAAAGAAGAACCGGCTCCGGCCGACGGGAATCAATCGCTTACTGGAGCCGAAACAGAACCGGCCCGCTGCTGCCGGACCAAACGGAAAACCTGTTGGATGCTGGATTTCTACGGCGGGTTCGAAGACACAGCACCCGTCGTCCGATCGAACCGCGGGCGAAATCAGGTGCTTCCGTACAGATTCCGGGACTCGGTTCTCGAGCCGTGGAAACGGAAGCGATGA